In Treponema vincentii, a single window of DNA contains:
- a CDS encoding DEAD/DEAH box helicase produces MNSITRQIFRAVYEGKWLYVEYCNKKSEQVSRFWIGIKDILKNKDGTLYTLQCSGLHLHTYTLADNMLLSVERILSASIVNGTYMPINQHLVDDIDCNPAKYELLFDGSANFKILNYLADCNKFESIPSLNNDFCLIENLDDNVLLSNPQEYCLSDTQYREIVDAFNKKLNIKQKKHQMEGQLCLNKLSLYTRKGLYVLAYREIFLNVEKHTLEISNEISFNKEFYMNADSDDGKIESIRRFLEPCELYLLKDFDKNLQKIENIIQEKISKGKIDDRPYFLYLQRNVKVNLEKEYESILTMYETGKVSIPIRAFFGELHSIEKNENDIPITLLNKKINLDQLLSIHNAMHSPVSYTQGPPGTGKTNTIINTIITAFFNNKTVLFSSYNNHPIDTVFQTLSSLQYKRHSGTIDIIPFPILRLGSNEKVKEALNYIETLYQKCSNITIYSTTLERNKYDTIERTKKLSTLLKNHQETVELAERKDTLEAMLEKNTSMEMRLVLEGQQLNAIRKKLNEIPKVSDQDALNLLENDENEFLKYLYYISARYIQQLSEPEYDDLRLILKLEKEEERITAFNKYTSVDDNICKLQKIFPIIATTCISAHKLGSGKLCFDCTIIDEASQCNTALSLIPIIRGKTLMLVGDPQQLNPVITLDENINKALRTKYGISDDYDYITNSIYKTFLANDSISEEILLHNHYRCNKKIIQFNNEKYYNNRLNIVSESTVSEPLVFYNVDSTRTNFKNTSKQEAEAIVHYIKNNPDKSIGIITPFRSQKEQIEFSIREAGINPKKYSCGTVHAFQGDEKDVILFSLALTDTTNNKTYEWLKNNGELINVATSRAKDRLVIFSNNTVLNQLHRNAEKTKSDDIYELAEYVKAKGSYKITNCTNDSRALGTKPYKTETEDAFLETLNHALSIISLKN; encoded by the coding sequence ATGAATAGCATTACAAGACAAATTTTTCGTGCAGTATATGAAGGAAAGTGGCTCTATGTTGAGTACTGCAATAAAAAAAGTGAGCAAGTTTCTCGATTCTGGATAGGAATAAAAGACATTCTCAAAAATAAGGACGGAACATTGTACACTTTACAATGCAGTGGCCTCCATCTTCATACGTATACACTTGCAGATAATATGTTGCTTTCTGTAGAACGTATACTATCGGCAAGTATTGTAAATGGTACATATATGCCGATAAATCAACATCTTGTTGACGATATTGATTGTAATCCTGCAAAGTATGAATTACTATTTGATGGCTCTGCAAACTTCAAAATTCTCAATTACCTTGCGGATTGCAATAAATTTGAAAGTATTCCGTCATTAAACAATGATTTTTGCCTCATAGAAAATTTAGATGACAATGTCCTCCTCAGTAATCCACAAGAATATTGCTTATCTGATACGCAGTATCGAGAAATTGTTGATGCGTTTAATAAAAAACTGAATATAAAGCAGAAAAAACATCAAATGGAGGGGCAGCTGTGTCTAAATAAACTAAGCCTTTATACCCGGAAAGGGCTATATGTACTTGCGTATCGTGAAATATTTTTAAATGTCGAAAAACATACATTAGAAATATCAAACGAAATTTCTTTTAATAAAGAATTCTATATGAATGCCGATTCGGACGACGGTAAGATTGAAAGTATTCGTCGCTTTCTTGAACCATGTGAATTATATCTACTCAAAGATTTTGATAAAAACTTACAAAAAATTGAAAACATCATTCAGGAAAAAATTTCAAAAGGAAAAATAGATGATCGTCCGTATTTTTTATATTTACAACGAAATGTCAAAGTCAATCTTGAAAAAGAATACGAATCGATTCTGACTATGTATGAAACCGGTAAGGTCTCCATTCCAATACGTGCATTCTTCGGAGAACTGCATAGTATTGAAAAAAATGAAAATGATATACCGATAACATTACTGAATAAAAAAATAAATCTTGATCAGCTGCTTTCCATACACAATGCAATGCATAGCCCTGTATCGTATACACAAGGGCCGCCCGGAACAGGCAAAACCAATACAATAATAAACACTATTATCACCGCATTCTTTAACAATAAAACGGTTCTATTTTCTTCGTATAACAACCATCCAATCGATACTGTGTTTCAGACTTTAAGTTCACTGCAATATAAAAGGCACTCCGGAACTATCGATATTATACCATTTCCAATTCTCCGCCTTGGCAGTAATGAGAAAGTAAAAGAAGCATTAAACTATATAGAAACGCTGTATCAAAAATGTTCAAACATTACAATATATAGTACAACACTTGAACGAAATAAATACGATACGATAGAGCGAACAAAAAAACTATCGACATTGTTAAAAAATCATCAAGAAACGGTAGAACTTGCCGAACGAAAAGATACACTTGAAGCAATGCTTGAAAAAAACACAAGTATGGAAATGCGGCTTGTTTTGGAAGGACAGCAGCTTAATGCAATCAGAAAGAAACTTAATGAAATCCCCAAGGTTTCCGATCAGGATGCTCTTAATCTTTTGGAAAATGATGAAAATGAGTTTCTAAAATATCTTTATTATATATCAGCAAGATATATCCAACAGCTATCAGAACCGGAGTATGATGATCTTCGTCTTATTTTAAAACTTGAAAAAGAGGAAGAACGCATTACGGCTTTTAATAAATATACATCCGTCGATGATAATATTTGCAAACTGCAAAAGATTTTTCCGATTATTGCAACTACTTGTATTTCGGCGCATAAACTCGGCAGTGGCAAACTTTGTTTTGATTGCACTATAATTGATGAAGCCAGTCAGTGTAATACAGCTCTATCACTTATCCCGATTATACGCGGTAAAACGCTTATGCTGGTAGGTGATCCGCAACAGCTTAATCCGGTAATTACCTTGGATGAGAATATCAACAAAGCATTAAGAACAAAATACGGTATTTCTGACGATTACGATTATATTACAAATTCAATCTATAAAACTTTTTTAGCAAACGATTCAATCAGCGAAGAAATCTTACTTCATAATCATTATCGTTGTAATAAAAAAATCATTCAATTCAATAATGAAAAATATTATAACAACCGGTTAAATATAGTATCAGAGTCTACGGTTTCGGAACCATTGGTATTTTATAATGTTGATAGTACAAGAACTAATTTTAAAAATACTTCCAAACAAGAAGCGGAAGCGATTGTACATTATATAAAAAATAATCCTGATAAAAGTATCGGGATTATTACTCCGTTTAGAAGTCAAAAGGAACAGATAGAATTTTCAATAAGGGAAGCTGGTATCAATCCAAAAAAATACAGTTGCGGAACGGTTCATGCATTCCAAGGCGACGAAAAGGATGTTATTCTATTCTCACTCGCATTGACCGATACCACTAATAATAAAACTTACGAGTGGTTAAAAAATAATGGTGAGCTTATCAATGTTGCAACATCCCGTGCAAAAGATCGCCTTGTGATATTTTCAAATAATACTGTTCTTAATCAGCTGCACCGGAATGCAGAGAAGACAAAATCAGACGATATCTATGAACTTGCGGAATATGTAAAAGCAAAGGGCTCATACAAGATAACAAACTGTACAAATGATTCGCGAGCACTTGGTACAAAACCGTATAAAACGGAAACAGAAGACGCTTTTTTGGAAACATTGAACCATGCACTTTCAATTATTTCTTTAAAAAATTAA
- a CDS encoding DUF2726 domain-containing protein, with product MIYKIGYRNKKEPILAIELNGREHYNNATIKDNDTKKKDICKEQGFTLIPVENSYARRYNYIKDILVGYFGQAPDSYK from the coding sequence GTGATTTATAAAATCGGCTATAGAAATAAGAAAGAACCAATCCTTGCGATTGAATTAAACGGACGAGAGCATTATAATAATGCGACCATAAAAGATAATGACACGAAGAAAAAAGATATTTGCAAAGAGCAAGGATTTACCCTTATTCCTGTAGAAAATTCTTATGCTCGGCGGTACAACTATATCAAAGATATATTAGTCGGATATTTTGGTCAGGCGCCCGATTCATATAAGTAG
- a CDS encoding ATP-binding protein encodes MNEAERKVPKRIAQTVLHSLKGGVVPRIGLPYITVGRKNEIQALLHDVDIIAEGGASFRFIVGRYGAGKSFLLQAIRNYVMDRGFIVADADLSPERRLQGTRGQGLATYRELIGNLSTKTKPEGGALTLILERWISSVQSEALQESGFHPGDPALTALVDQKIYAVTASVSELVHGFEFAQLLSAYYHAYLKSDDETKAKVVRWFRGEYALKREVKEELGVNIIITDDDWYEYLKLFATFFRLAGYSGMMIMIDELVNIYKVPNSITRQYNYEKLLTMYNDTLQGKAKYLGIIMGATPQAIEDKRRGVYSYEALRSRLAEGKFSKPGARDLLAPVIRLDPITAEEMLILCEKLAVMHAGLYGYEQKIATNDLAGFIKIEYERIGADVHITPREVIRDFIELLDILYQNPGMSIIELLNSDTFSYAKSDAVSDTTDENYAEFTI; translated from the coding sequence ATGAACGAAGCGGAAAGAAAAGTTCCGAAGCGGATTGCGCAGACAGTATTGCATTCTTTAAAAGGCGGTGTTGTGCCACGTATTGGGCTGCCTTATATTACCGTCGGAAGGAAAAACGAAATTCAAGCCTTGCTGCATGATGTTGATATTATCGCCGAAGGAGGCGCTTCGTTCCGCTTTATTGTCGGGCGGTATGGAGCGGGAAAGAGCTTTTTACTGCAAGCTATCCGAAATTATGTGATGGATCGAGGGTTCATTGTTGCGGATGCAGACCTGTCCCCGGAGAGGCGACTGCAAGGAACGCGGGGGCAGGGGCTTGCAACCTACCGTGAGTTGATCGGGAATCTTTCCACAAAGACAAAACCGGAGGGCGGTGCACTCACGCTGATATTGGAGCGGTGGATCAGCAGCGTGCAAAGTGAAGCCTTGCAAGAAAGCGGGTTTCACCCCGGAGACCCGGCGCTGACTGCGCTTGTCGATCAAAAGATTTACGCGGTAACTGCTTCGGTGAGCGAGCTGGTACACGGTTTTGAGTTTGCTCAATTACTTTCAGCCTATTATCATGCGTACCTCAAGAGCGATGATGAAACGAAAGCAAAAGTAGTGCGGTGGTTCCGGGGTGAATATGCCCTCAAGCGTGAAGTAAAGGAAGAACTCGGTGTCAATATCATTATTACGGATGATGACTGGTACGAGTATCTCAAACTCTTTGCAACATTTTTCCGGCTGGCGGGTTATTCCGGCATGATGATTATGATCGATGAACTCGTCAATATTTATAAAGTTCCCAACTCCATCACACGCCAGTACAATTACGAAAAACTCCTCACCATGTACAACGACACCTTACAAGGAAAGGCAAAATACCTCGGTATTATCATGGGGGCAACACCGCAGGCGATAGAGGATAAGCGGCGCGGTGTGTACAGTTACGAGGCGCTCCGCTCCCGTCTTGCAGAGGGGAAGTTTTCTAAGCCCGGTGCACGGGACTTACTTGCGCCGGTAATCCGGCTTGACCCGATTACTGCGGAAGAAATGCTGATCCTCTGTGAAAAGCTCGCTGTGATGCACGCCGGACTCTACGGCTATGAGCAGAAAATCGCCACAAATGACTTGGCTGGGTTTATTAAAATTGAATATGAGCGAATCGGCGCCGATGTGCATATCACCCCGCGCGAAGTAATCCGGGATTTTATCGAGCTGCTGGATATTTTGTACCAAAATCCGGGAATGAGCATTATCGAGTTACTAAACTCCGATACATTTTCGTACGCAAAGTCTGATGCGGTATCGGACACCACCGATGAAAACTATGCCGAGTTTACGATTTAA
- a CDS encoding flavin reductase family protein, with product MQSHTKKELGVHPFLFPMPVLMIATYGEDGKVDVMNMAWGGICAENMVLMNLDEKHKTAANLKYKKAFTLSVADIPHIEEADFFGIASGNTMPDKFERSGLTAVKSAKVDAPIIQEFPLTLECKVVEIKNAVFGFYVVGEIVGVLADEAVLNEKGKVEPSKLNAFIFDQFQNGYYAIGEKVGQAWKSGVDLMKK from the coding sequence ATGCAGAGCCATACAAAAAAAGAGCTGGGAGTTCATCCGTTTTTATTCCCGATGCCCGTACTCATGATAGCGACTTACGGTGAGGATGGAAAAGTTGATGTAATGAATATGGCATGGGGCGGTATCTGTGCAGAAAATATGGTTTTGATGAATCTTGATGAAAAACATAAGACTGCGGCGAATCTCAAGTACAAAAAAGCGTTCACCCTCAGTGTTGCGGATATCCCTCATATCGAGGAAGCGGATTTCTTTGGTATTGCAAGCGGAAATACGATGCCGGATAAATTTGAACGCAGCGGCTTAACGGCGGTTAAGAGCGCCAAGGTAGACGCACCGATTATCCAAGAGTTTCCCCTTACGCTTGAGTGCAAAGTAGTAGAGATAAAAAATGCAGTGTTCGGCTTTTACGTTGTCGGGGAAATCGTCGGAGTTCTTGCAGATGAGGCTGTTTTAAACGAAAAGGGCAAAGTTGAACCGTCAAAGCTCAATGCATTCATTTTTGATCAATTCCAAAACGGCTATTATGCCATCGGAGAAAAAGTCGGCCAAGCATGGAAGTCAGGCGTAGATTTGATGAAAAAATAG
- a CDS encoding methylated-DNA--[protein]-cysteine S-methyltransferase, with translation MTYTQWYDSPLGNILLAADSAGLTGVWFNGEKFFAQYLEEQHEEKETPFLHQTKRWLDVYFSGKEPDFTVPFHFNGTDFQNAVWNILCTIPYGHTTTYGEIAKQIARQRGLSRMSAQAVGGAVGHNGISIIVPCHRVIGANGSLTGYAGGLDRKIALLTLEKIL, from the coding sequence ATGACATATACCCAATGGTATGATTCTCCGCTGGGGAACATTTTGCTGGCAGCAGACAGCGCAGGTTTGACCGGCGTGTGGTTCAACGGCGAAAAGTTTTTTGCTCAGTATCTTGAAGAACAGCATGAAGAAAAAGAAACCCCATTTTTACACCAAACAAAGCGATGGCTTGATGTCTATTTTTCCGGAAAAGAACCTGATTTTACCGTGCCGTTCCATTTTAACGGAACGGATTTCCAAAATGCAGTGTGGAATATCCTCTGTACTATTCCATACGGGCATACAACTACCTACGGTGAAATAGCCAAGCAGATTGCCCGTCAACGAGGTCTATCCCGGATGTCCGCACAGGCGGTTGGCGGCGCAGTCGGTCATAATGGAATTTCTATTATAGTGCCCTGTCATCGCGTTATCGGTGCAAACGGCAGCTTAACCGGCTATGCAGGCGGCCTTGATAGAAAAATAGCATTACTGACGCTGGAGAAAATTCTTTAA
- a CDS encoding TerB N-terminal domain-containing protein: MIDILKFAEDLESTPQQMIDKAGGYNNENGFTVILDNSNTEQAQYRDAPLFYGQTLTINPANDNTTAQQTTAFGNNPKPTQKTAPDRASNSATPKAKKYVPEQIRRMKNLYQYGDGSFRQQCKNFYVQGKFMENYEDNVPWKGEIYECWPSYHNLSLAQLRGYFTWRTELRKGNYQKHCETFVSMYLYELLNGIGTKSVEDSLRKMEEFETGYIDSGFGDKYLRDMLHRWMLEFAVLKGLAPDITRKYADSDILEKDAAVEILHYPEKFNAQEVFNALCVFGGKKTAESKLIQERGTEAITLFVAVWRLASVQYQEDGKKPFQLCFGRRRAQDWHPLEYTLYYDNSKKRKSVAYELNPSRSYLFKEGAWYVVTYQSYYFNRKIIADFLHETDRRLRLYLKIRHPLKERKEAAWAVPYIEAVIEEDRKAKIEAARPKVSIDFSGLDKIRKDALETQDSLLTEEETMGSPEAASKQTEHSKHTGTSEYAGDTIPDAAPIPIPAAVPSTASMPSATVPSDSAFVQSVPSGVSVPLDGLLDGMQIQLLQMLLRGEPVQELITAQHGMPSVIADALNEALFDLIGDTVVECEGETITLVEDYRDNIIGILG, translated from the coding sequence ATGATAGATATATTAAAATTTGCGGAAGACTTGGAATCGACACCGCAGCAGATGATAGACAAAGCGGGCGGCTACAATAATGAAAACGGTTTCACGGTGATTCTCGATAACAGCAATACGGAGCAGGCTCAGTATCGGGACGCGCCGCTTTTCTATGGTCAGACACTGACGATAAACCCAGCGAATGATAATACAACAGCACAACAAACCACAGCATTCGGTAATAATCCCAAGCCAACGCAAAAAACAGCACCGGATAGAGCTTCAAACAGCGCAACACCAAAAGCGAAAAAGTATGTTCCGGAGCAAATCCGAAGAATGAAGAATCTCTATCAATATGGGGACGGTTCTTTTAGACAGCAGTGCAAAAACTTCTATGTGCAAGGAAAATTCATGGAGAACTATGAAGATAATGTTCCTTGGAAAGGAGAAATATACGAGTGTTGGCCATCTTACCATAATTTATCATTAGCTCAGCTACGCGGGTATTTTACGTGGCGGACAGAGCTGCGGAAGGGAAACTATCAGAAGCACTGCGAAACGTTTGTATCGATGTATCTGTATGAGCTGCTCAATGGGATAGGAACGAAATCGGTGGAAGACAGTCTTAGGAAAATGGAAGAATTTGAAACGGGTTATATCGATTCAGGATTTGGCGACAAATATCTGCGAGATATGCTTCATCGCTGGATGCTGGAATTCGCTGTATTGAAGGGACTTGCCCCGGATATTACCCGTAAATATGCGGACAGCGACATACTGGAAAAAGACGCCGCAGTTGAAATTCTTCACTATCCGGAAAAATTCAATGCCCAGGAAGTGTTTAATGCGCTCTGTGTGTTCGGTGGGAAGAAGACTGCCGAATCGAAGCTGATACAAGAGCGCGGGACGGAAGCTATCACCCTCTTTGTAGCCGTATGGCGGCTTGCTTCCGTTCAATATCAAGAAGATGGAAAAAAACCTTTTCAACTTTGTTTTGGGCGCCGAAGAGCACAGGACTGGCACCCTCTTGAATACACACTTTACTATGATAATAGTAAGAAAAGAAAATCCGTCGCATATGAGCTGAATCCTTCTCGATCATATCTCTTTAAAGAGGGAGCATGGTATGTGGTAACGTATCAAAGCTACTATTTTAATAGAAAGATAATTGCTGACTTTTTACATGAAACAGACCGAAGACTGCGCTTATACCTCAAAATAAGACATCCGCTAAAAGAGCGAAAAGAAGCGGCATGGGCGGTACCTTATATAGAGGCGGTTATAGAGGAAGATCGGAAAGCAAAAATCGAAGCGGCGCGTCCTAAGGTCTCGATTGACTTTTCCGGTCTGGATAAAATCAGAAAGGATGCGCTTGAAACTCAAGACAGTCTGTTAACCGAGGAAGAGACGATGGGCTCGCCGGAGGCTGCATCCAAACAGACGGAACACTCAAAGCACACCGGTACTTCCGAATATGCCGGAGATACCATACCGGACGCTGCACCTATACCGATTCCGGCGGCCGTTCCATCGACCGCATCCATGCCGTCCGCAACAGTGCCGTCGGATTCAGCATTCGTACAATCCGTTCCGTCCGGAGTGTCCGTTCCGTTAGATGGTTTGTTAGACGGTATGCAGATACAGCTGTTGCAGATGCTGCTCCGCGGAGAGCCGGTACAGGAATTGATTACAGCACAGCATGGAATGCCGAGCGTTATCGCCGATGCTCTCAACGAGGCCTTGTTTGATCTTATCGGCGATACGGTGGTAGAATGCGAGGGAGAAACGATTACCCTTGTGGAAGATTATCGTGATAATATTATCGGGATATTGGGATAG
- a CDS encoding DEAD/DEAH box helicase, producing MDIFNQYAPFIQDYIYRSGWQALRAVQNAAGDALFNTDNNVLLTASTASGKTEAAFFPILSLLYEEPAASVGVLYIAPLKALINDQFGRLNELCEEAGIAVTRWHGDAPQSQKRKLLRKPAGILQITPESLEALMITKQSEIPSLFHDLRFIVIDEVHSLLRADRGGQTFCLIERLCRTAGCNPRRVGLSATLGNPEEAGAFLAAGSGRETAIPKCDGGKEVWRLSMEHFFNTEPQADEGKPITVEALTVEAATDTAPKAADPGMGYIFEHTRGKKCLVFTNSREECESVCQHLRQYCEVNHEPDRFLIHHGNLSASYRESAEEEMKDDDSLISVCATATLELGIDIGRLERAFQIDAPFTVSGFLQRMGRTGRRGTPSEMWFVMREDHPEARAMLPEMIPWYLIQGIALVQLYIEERFVEPPRTEKLPFSLLYHQTMSTLASSGEMTPAELASRVLTLSVFRRITQEDFRTLLRHLITIDHINRTENGGLIVGITGERVVNNYKFYAVFQENIEYTVRSGSEELGTIVKPPPAGEKIAIAGRVWVVDEVDHQRREVYCTLVKGNIPAYFGDVAGDIHTRILERMHTVLAEQKSYPYLMRHAVCRLQEARNTFSKAGMDTHPLISLGGSMWALFPQLGSYAFLALERFLKLRCGARLGIKGLSPSRPYYLQFTMQVSAQEFYRIIAEEAAQNFDPLELVYENEVPVFDKYDEYVPSELVRKGFALGVLDIAGMKQRVLGWKGNMEKT from the coding sequence ATGGATATTTTTAATCAATACGCCCCTTTTATACAGGATTATATTTATCGCTCCGGCTGGCAGGCGCTTCGCGCGGTGCAGAATGCGGCGGGCGATGCTCTTTTCAATACCGATAACAATGTGCTGCTGACGGCATCCACCGCCTCCGGCAAAACCGAAGCGGCGTTTTTTCCAATCTTGAGCCTCTTATACGAAGAGCCTGCTGCCTCGGTGGGAGTGTTGTACATCGCTCCGCTCAAGGCGCTCATCAATGATCAGTTCGGACGGCTGAACGAGCTTTGCGAGGAAGCGGGAATCGCTGTAACGCGATGGCATGGTGATGCGCCGCAGAGCCAAAAACGGAAGCTGCTCCGTAAACCGGCGGGGATTTTGCAGATCACCCCGGAATCTCTTGAAGCGCTGATGATCACCAAGCAGAGCGAAATACCCTCTTTGTTCCATGACCTACGGTTTATTGTCATTGATGAAGTCCACTCCCTGTTGCGTGCCGACCGCGGCGGGCAAACCTTTTGTCTGATCGAGCGGCTCTGCCGGACTGCGGGCTGCAATCCCCGGCGGGTTGGGCTTTCCGCCACACTCGGTAACCCTGAAGAAGCGGGAGCCTTTCTTGCTGCAGGCAGCGGGAGAGAAACGGCTATCCCCAAATGCGACGGCGGCAAAGAGGTGTGGCGGCTTTCGATGGAACACTTCTTCAACACGGAACCTCAAGCTGACGAAGGCAAGCCCATCACAGTAGAGGCGCTTACCGTAGAAGCCGCGACGGATACTGCCCCCAAGGCTGCCGATCCGGGGATGGGCTATATCTTTGAGCATACCCGCGGTAAAAAATGCCTCGTGTTTACCAATTCCCGCGAAGAGTGCGAATCCGTATGCCAGCACCTCCGGCAATACTGTGAAGTCAACCACGAACCCGACCGCTTTTTAATTCACCACGGCAACCTTTCCGCTTCGTACCGCGAAAGTGCGGAAGAAGAAATGAAGGATGACGACTCGCTCATCAGTGTGTGCGCTACCGCTACACTGGAGCTGGGGATTGATATCGGGAGGCTGGAGCGGGCATTCCAGATTGACGCACCCTTTACCGTTTCCGGTTTTTTACAGCGTATGGGACGTACCGGACGGCGCGGCACTCCTTCGGAAATGTGGTTTGTTATGCGGGAAGATCATCCCGAAGCGCGGGCAATGTTGCCGGAGATGATTCCGTGGTATCTCATTCAAGGAATTGCACTTGTTCAGCTTTATATCGAAGAGCGCTTTGTGGAACCGCCGCGCACGGAAAAGCTGCCCTTCTCCCTGCTCTATCACCAGACCATGAGTACGCTTGCCTCCTCAGGTGAGATGACACCGGCAGAGCTGGCCTCCAGAGTACTGACCCTGTCGGTATTCCGCCGCATCACTCAGGAGGACTTCCGTACCTTGCTCCGGCACCTTATCACTATTGATCATATTAACCGCACGGAAAACGGCGGGCTGATTGTCGGGATTACCGGAGAGCGGGTTGTCAACAATTATAAGTTTTACGCAGTGTTCCAAGAAAATATCGAATACACGGTGCGTTCCGGTTCCGAAGAGCTGGGAACAATCGTCAAGCCGCCGCCTGCGGGCGAGAAGATAGCCATTGCAGGCAGAGTGTGGGTAGTGGACGAGGTGGATCACCAGCGCCGCGAGGTATACTGTACGCTGGTAAAGGGGAATATCCCTGCGTATTTCGGTGATGTGGCAGGCGATATACATACCCGTATTTTGGAACGGATGCATACTGTCCTTGCCGAACAGAAAAGCTACCCGTACCTGATGCGCCATGCCGTGTGCCGATTGCAGGAAGCGCGGAATACGTTCAGCAAGGCAGGGATGGACACTCACCCGCTCATTTCCCTCGGCGGCTCTATGTGGGCGCTCTTTCCTCAGCTGGGCAGCTATGCTTTTCTTGCGTTGGAACGTTTTCTCAAGCTCCGCTGCGGTGCACGGCTTGGGATCAAAGGCTTGAGTCCGTCCAGACCGTACTACCTACAGTTCACCATGCAGGTAAGCGCACAGGAATTCTATCGCATTATTGCCGAAGAAGCCGCACAAAACTTTGATCCGCTGGAGCTTGTGTACGAGAACGAAGTTCCCGTCTTTGACAAATACGACGAGTATGTTCCCTCTGAGCTGGTGCGCAAAGGATTTGCCTTAGGAGTGCTGGATATCGCCGGAATGAAGCAGCGGGTGCTGGGATGGAAGGGAAATATGGAGAAAACATAA
- a CDS encoding dicarboxylate/amino acid:cation symporter, whose product MKIWLKYFIGIVLGVTFALVAGAENTLFVQAVDFLSKAAIQFGRYALYPAVFFGFTLSIFELRENRSLLKVAIITSLIICGAALLLSCIGLISVLIHTPARIPIFVEGISDVQVLGVKESLLQLLPSSSFEALINGTYILPLCIFGGFAGAGCAVDRNIAKPTITLIDSLARISYAVLVFFVDMLVFGMVAVSSYWVIKFHEMLLTAVFADFAILLIVDLLIIALVIYPALLKIFCRDINPYRVLYASLAPMMAAFFSQDTHVALSVLLRHSNESLGVRRRISSVALPVFSNFGRAGSALVITVSFVVILKSYSINVFRIAFSDIFWLVGYASLFSCLLGRFSIGGTYIALTSLCMLYGRGFESGYLILRPAAFFISSIAAAINALTAITGTYITAYRFNMTGRKDLRFFI is encoded by the coding sequence ATGAAAATTTGGTTGAAATATTTTATCGGTATTGTGCTGGGGGTGACCTTTGCTCTTGTCGCCGGTGCTGAAAATACGCTATTTGTACAGGCTGTAGACTTTTTATCAAAAGCAGCGATACAGTTCGGAAGGTATGCCCTCTATCCGGCAGTTTTTTTCGGATTTACGCTCAGTATCTTTGAATTACGTGAAAATAGAAGTCTGCTCAAAGTTGCGATTATTACAAGCCTCATTATCTGCGGTGCCGCATTATTATTGTCCTGTATCGGATTAATATCCGTACTTATTCATACACCCGCTCGTATACCTATTTTTGTAGAAGGCATATCCGATGTACAAGTTCTTGGTGTGAAAGAATCGCTATTACAATTACTTCCTTCCAGCTCGTTCGAAGCACTGATAAATGGAACCTATATCCTACCGCTTTGCATTTTCGGTGGGTTTGCAGGAGCCGGCTGTGCCGTTGACAGAAATATTGCGAAGCCGACCATCACGCTTATCGATTCCTTGGCGCGGATTTCTTATGCGGTACTGGTCTTTTTTGTGGATATGCTGGTATTCGGTATGGTAGCCGTTTCGTCCTACTGGGTAATTAAATTTCACGAAATGCTCTTGACTGCGGTTTTTGCCGATTTTGCAATTCTGCTTATTGTCGATTTGTTGATTATCGCGCTTGTTATTTATCCCGCATTATTGAAAATCTTTTGCCGCGATATCAATCCGTATCGAGTTCTCTATGCAAGCCTCGCACCCATGATGGCAGCTTTTTTTTCACAGGATACCCATGTTGCGCTCAGTGTATTGCTGCGTCACTCCAACGAAAGCCTCGGTGTACGCCGGCGCATTTCCTCCGTTGCCCTTCCTGTTTTCTCTAATTTTGGAAGAGCGGGTTCGGCTTTAGTCATTACCGTTAGTTTTGTTGTGATTTTAAAATCTTATTCGATTAATGTATTTAGGATAGCTTTTAGCGATATATTTTGGCTTGTGGGATATGCCTCTCTCTTTTCATGTTTGCTCGGACGGTTTTCTATCGGGGGAACATATATTGCGCTGACCTCCTTGTGTATGCTTTACGGACGAGGCTTTGAGTCGGGGTATTTGATTTTACGTCCGGCTGCGTTTTTTATCAGCTCCATCGCGGCAGCAATTAACGCATTAACTGCAATAACGGGAACCTATATCACAGCGTATCGATTCAACATGACCGGCAGAAAAGATTTACGATTCTTTATTTAA